AGCATATTGTAATGGCTAATGTGATGCTCCATCAGACGTTACAGGTTAGGTACTGTTTGGCATAGCACATAGAATTTAACCAACGTTCACTTGGCGAGACTTCCACCATTCCTGACTTGGAAGACCAAATGTATTCTAAAACATCCATATCTAGTTGCAGGGAGTTCGTTTGAATTTAGAATATGCTGTTATACATTTTTTGATCTATGAAGTAATCCAACAATCTGTACGCCACCATCTTGACTATTTCAAAGTCAAATGAGTTTAATCATGACATGTGGCACTACAGGGTGGACACCCACCTGACTTAATCAATGAGAGAAGATGAACACGATGGCGGTGTACACATTGTTGGATTACCTCATGGAGCAAAACATTAATTCCATTTTTTTGTGGGGgcgggtagatcagctttaatattgcagatagaatGTAGGTTCTATCCATgaaattgtctgcatcattttcaATCTCCTTATTTGTTCATTTCCCTACTCTGATTGGAATAAACAGACTACAATACTtctgctatttacagctgtttCACTCACATCTACAGTACCTGTCATTAAATAACTATACATTTATATTTCTAATTTACTCTTTCTTCAAGTGCTGGATTTTCACCCACAGCAGCCAATTCACATTTTCTTCCCGATCTTAATGCCAACCCTCCGGAGTCCACAGATTAACCCATCTTTCCCAGTATAATGCCAACCTTCCCATGTCCACAGATTAACCCATCTTTCCCAGTATAACGCCAACCCTCCTGTGTCCACAGATTAACCCATCTTTCCCAGTATTACGCCAACCCTAAAGGTGTCCACAGATTAACCCATCTTTCACAGTATAACGCCAACCCTCCGGTGTCCACAGATTAACCCATCTTTCCCAGTATAACCCCAACCCTCCGGTGTCCACAGATTAACCCATCTTTCCCAGTATAACCCCAACCCTCCCATGTCCACAGATTAACCCATCTTTCCCAGTATAACGCCAACCCTCCTGTGTCCACAGATTAACCCATCTTTCCCAGTATTACGCCAACCCTAAAGGTGTCCACAGATTAACCCATCTTTCACAGTATAACGCCAACCCTCCTGTGTCCACAGATTAACCCATCTTTCCCAGTATTACGCCAACCCTAAAGGTGTCCACAGATTAACCCATCTTTCCCAGTATTACGCCAACCCTAAAGGTGTCCACAGATTAACCCATCTTTCCCAGTATTACGCCAACCCTAAAGGTGTCCACAGATTAACCCATCTTTCACAGTATAACGCCATTTAACAAGTTCATAGACTCGATGCCAAGGTATTGGGACATCAAAAACCTGTTCCCAACTGACTTGCATTTTATATGGTACGGCTGTCAAACCTTTTGACTTTTCTTTTTAATCATTATTAATGGGTGGCAGACTAAATATATTTTTCTAAATTCAAACCCCCTGAAACTAGACATTGACTTTTAGAAGACATTAGTTGTCTTCCAAGTCTGGAATTGAGGAAGAATCGACAAGTTAAGGTTGGTCAAAAATTCTCTGTGCTACGTCAAACAGCACCCATCTAATAGTGCCTATCAGCCAGCTACTACCATGGTCTGACTAGGCAATATTTTTAATAGCTAGGGTATGGTTTAGATTTGTTGGGGTTCAGACTGACTGGGCCTGCTGGGAGGTGGTGGTTTGTTTTTCCGTCTGGTTTAACCGTTGCCACGGTTGATGAGGTGCAGCCGGGTCTCCACGGGACTGGGTCGTCAGGCACAGGCCTGGCAGCAGAAGAGAGAGACGCAATGAGAGACAATCCTCTGTGAACCAAGAGTAAAATGCTGTCATGCAACACACATTGGAAAGTCCACTGGCAATTGAACATTTTCAAAGTAAAGCTTGAATGTCTGTGGAGAGGGACTACTTTCTGTGTGGCCTGACTTACGTGGGGAGGTGGAGGACTACAGGGGCTCTAGGTGTGTTTCTTCATCCCCCTGATGTCTTCATCCTTCAGGGTAAACTTCTTCCTCAAGGCCTCGGAGATCAGAGAGGCGGAGTCCGACTCGCCCATCAGGGAGGTGCAGCCTCTGTTGCACctgcatggacacacacattAAGAGCATGGTCTGGTACAAAGACAACTGAAATCCATGACCTAATTCAGAAATGGCAACTGGCAGCCAAGGCCTCCCTGTTTGTAGGCCCACAGATTTTCAGAACAGGATTAAATATATTAGTACctgtaaaaagtttggacacacctactcatcccagggtttttatttgtactattttctacattgtcgaataatagtgaagaagtAAAAATTTTGacaaaacacatatggaatcaatgatagtcccactaagcgcaaaccagatgggatggcgtatcgctgcagaatgctgtggtagccatgctggttaagtgtgccttgaattctaaataaatcactgacagtgtcaccagcaaagcaccactacaccatcacacctcatcctccatgcttcacggtgggaaccacacatgcagagatcataaATTCACCTActatgtgtctcacaaagacacggcggttagaaccaaaaatctcaaatttggactcctcagaccaaaggacaggttTCCACCAGTgtaatatccattgctcgtgtttcttggcccaagcaagtctcttcttcataTGTGTCCTTTCATACGTGTCCATTTTTTGTGTCCTTCACTttgctgtggcggtcctcatgagagccagtttcatcatagcgcttgatagtttttgcgactgcacttgaagaaactttcaacgttCTTGAAATATTACaggttgactgaccttcatgtcttaaagtaatgatgaactgtcatttctctttccttatttgaactgttcatgccagaatatggacttggtcttttaccaaataggcgtggtatacagaagatggccctatcttatcacaacacaactgattggctcaaacgcattaaggaaggaaattccacaaatgtacttttaaggcacacctgttaattgaaatgcattccaggtgactacctcatgaagctggttgaaggaatgccaagagtgtgcaaagctgtcaccaaggcaaagggtgactactttgaagaatctaaaatatattttgatttgtttaacacttttttggttactgtatACACTTACATGCTGATACGATGTTATgcaattctcacgattctatatgcattgtgatttTGTGATTTGATTTTCCAAACATATGgctcactatatgtctgctgcagagagacaagagagcatGAGAAAAGGAGTTacaagctataggatgaaaaataccTGAGTTTTGGCACAGATACAGCCGACTAGCACAATCTAACGTTACTTACAATAGCAAAAAAAGTTTATATAAGTCAAATATCGGTATAATATCGTCCCAAAATATTATTGCGATATGTAACTATTGATTTCGTCCCCCATTACTAGCGGGTATGAATGTGGGAATGCAGACCGGCAAGCCACTGAGGCCCCTCATAAAGAGTTCAGATTTTTTGTGACCCcacccatcaaagttgcccatccttgACCAAATTGATTCCTCTTGCTGTTTTCCATCTGTGgaaaacaggacaacgaccagCTGTGCTTGTGTTTCCTGCCAATGCATTATCATACACCTTCTGCTGACATGGTATTTACACTGTGTGTGTATTAAGAGACATGAGAGGAAGCCATTTTCTTCCGTATCCTGACTCGCCCTTTAACCTACCTGTCCTTGCTCATCTTCATGCGGTTCATGTCCTTCAGGATGTCCATGACGTCAGCAAAGCTGGTGGACTTGGACAGcgacactgtgtcctcctccgcCTCCCGGAAGTCCATGCTGGGATGGTCCAGGTCAAAGGTCGCCGAGGCCGTCATAGAGGCAGACATGTTTGCGGGCGGCATGGGGTCCGGCATAAGCTCCGAAACCACAGacaccacatcctcctcctcatcttcctcctcctcttcctcttccgtCACATCACTGATGACGAAGGAGGCTGAGGCGGCGGGCTGGTAGGGCGCCGTCTCGAAGGGCGCCATGGAAAAGCTCATGCTGGTGTCGTCGGGGGACAGGAGGTCGGGGGTCAAGGGGTTGGAGCCTTTAGGGTGACAAACAGAGCAGAGACAGGCTAGTTATCACACTTTTCAGATTTGATTATTTTCCCATAAATAAACCTCAGAATTGGGACAGACAGAGCCTTAAAGGGATGCAGATTGGCAATCAACTAATCTCCTGCACTGGGGTCACATGGTCAGGCTATTTAAAATACAGAGTCCTCTGATGAGCTTCTGATGCATGGGCAGGCAGGTTAGTGTGCTTTCAGTTTTAATCCCAAAGCCCATCACTTTCAGAGGGCGAGCCCTACACTCGTCTAGGAAAATCAGGTTATCTGCCTGATAAGAACTCCAGTGTCATCTAACAGCGCATGGCTATAGCATGTGACACTGTCCTCATAATTTCTGCAACAATGACTACGGTATATGCTAATGCATCCACGACATAAGACATACAATCCCAAGGACCAATAAGACACATACGTCTTCTAAAATATACACATGGTAATATCCGAGGTTGATTAAAACAGGAGGCTCTTATTATTACACATCACTGCATGCGGTAGCCATACTGAAGATTATGACACTTTAAACGCAACACATAAAGCCAAGCTACTCTAAGACAATCCCCTTGCTGCATAAATGACAAAGCGTCAGATACTGTATATAGGCACCAGAGGAAGCTAGCGGGAGAAGTGATAGGAGgaagggctcattgtaatggctggaatggaaaaaTGAAATGGTATCAAACATATTTGATAAGCCACATGTTTGACTgcattccattaattccattccagctaatACAATGAGCCAAtcttcctatagctcctcccaccagcctccactgataggCACTTAGGAAGGGCTCTACCTATTTTTACAAGGAGCATGTGTGCTCCAGGTCGCAGAATATTTAGGCACATATGCAAGTAAAATGGTCGCACTGTAGAGCCCTGATAGGCctaatatagctagctagctttgccAGAGAAAGAGCCCCTTTCACTGGTGAATTTAACTTAATGACAGCTGTGGGGAAACTGCTTGACAAATTCCCTACCAGATTCTGTGGCTACGATCTTGGCGATCTGGGAGCGGAGTCTGCTCAGCTCATCCTGCAGGGAGGTGGTACGGTTCATGGCCGTCACCGCAGGCTTCCTCAGCGTCTCCACCTTCTTGACGTCGCGGCGGAAGTTGGGCACAGAGGAGTTCCTGTGCATAACCAGGAGAGGCGTGGGTCGCCACTCATGTCTAAGAGGGCGTGAATCGCTCCTGAGAAAAGAAATGGACCACAAGAAAACGCTTGCATTAAAAGAACAGGAGGTGAAAGCCTCTATCACATCTACCAGAGTGTCCTTTGTCATAAGTAATGCTAGCATAAACAATAGGCCAATTATTTAGACCCCACGATAGCTGACATATCTGCGGCCTCAGTGAAGGAACATACTCAAGTTCAGCAGCCACATTCTTCTGCACTGTGGGTGAGAAAAGCACATATTTACCGCACTCTGGCATAGGTCTCAGACTCCTCATCTGCTGCGATCCAGGCAATGTCTGCCAGTGTGGGCACCGTGGGGCCATCCATGGGCCGCAGAGGAGGGAGACCTGGGAGTTCCTGGTAAACAGGTGCAGGTTCCCTGTTAGCACTTTTAATGCAATTTGGCCACAAGGTCGGCCTTCTGACAGAAAGTCATTGTCTGTACCGTGTACTTATGCTATTGCATGTGTTGAATTTGATAATGACCATATTTACCTGGAAACATGCCCTGGGCGGTGGTTTCATGGGTACAATAGAGCCTATTCTCCTCACCACACTGCGAGTCGACCCATGAGGCTTGTTCTGCCAAATAGGAATAACCTCCTGAGAATAGTGGTAAGAAACATGCTGTTAGTTTTTCCAACACACCACAaacttagcctggtcccagatctgtggtcTTGCCAGCTTTGCTGTCATTGTCAAGCCAATGAGTGGGATGGAGGGTAGAaaaagactggcacccaggctaccaCAACCACTTGTTAGTACACTTCAGAATGCATGCTTTTAATCTATAAAAAGGGCTAGCAAGCTAACTTACTGCTTCGGTTTCCATGGTGAATGATCTTGCTCATACAATGTGCAGAGGACACCTAATCAGCGCTGGGCTCAGTTGGCTAATGTGTGTTTAGTAAACAAAGGACATGTCATAAACAGTCTTCAGACGCTGATACTGAGGTCTTCCAACATCTGTGAGGGAAACAAAGACACATGTTGACAATTGAAAATGGACTATGTAGATTATTGACAGCAGGCCACACATCCAGCTGAAAGTTATAAATGGCTTTAACTAGCTACATAAAGTTAGAAGACTTTATGTACGAATGGCTAATGTTAGCCATCCAGCCTTTTCGAGCCAACTCGGTAGCTATGAAATTAGTAGACGAAGTTGCCTCAAAAGTGTGTTGAGGATTATATTAAAAGGCttagtgcagtcaaaaacgtgatatatatattttttcctcactgaggttggaataatactgtgaaattgtgaaaacgATGATCGTGCCATTTTAGTGTAAAAaatgtttgaaaagaccacctgtcagcctgttgtggtgggatggagtttgtTTCTTATTGATATGCCAGCAAATTGacaagagttccaaacctctttgcaataacagctagttttcccctccccactcagacaggCATAGCAAAATTCTTGTTTGAgtaattgctctttgctaagatgctatttgtttctttttgaccattttaatttaaaacaatcacagtaaggtacttaattattacccagaaatgatttgacatCGAGATAAATACAGCTGTATTGCATGGGACCTTTAATGTTGCTGTAAATGAGGTTGATCAAATGGCATGAGTGGATTTTCAATGAGCAACAGTTCCGAACACCGAAAGTATAATCCTAACATATCACGCAAAGCAAATGATTAATAATAAATTGACTAGCTAACCGGTTCACAATAAATTGATTAGCTAGCTGACCGCAGTTGCTAACCGCAAGTTatatgttagcttgctagctaacaagcttcAGCCGGTCCTTTGATTGACCCTCAAGCGTAAATCGAAATTATACCATATATTTCGATTATCTTAACACAATATAATGACAACTATAAGCATGCAACTCACATTTGTTAATGTAACGTCTGAGAGATTTCAATAATTATTTTCTTTTCGACTAACACGTTCTCGTTTTCGTCTTTCAGACTTCAGCAATGTTATCGTTTTACTAGGCCCGGAAAATGCACTCTATTCTATAATGTGATTGGTCGGATCATTACACATGCCTTTTCTCCAGCCAATAAAATTTGAGTATCAACAAGCGAAGCGATGTGACGACAGTGCCTCGTGTGGCAGGAAAAGCAAATGCGAGGCTTTTTGCAGAATGGCTGCGGACCCCCTTATAAATAAGGGTAATATTTCCCTAAACTGGAAGCCACTCTAGTTTTCTATTCTAAATTGAGGAAGGCCATGCTATTTGTTCCGACTGTTTTATGCATAGGCTATTTCTCTGCAATGAATGAGTGCCACAAACCAAAGGAATTTTTAAAAGTTACCATTGTCATTTAAACTGTTTGTATGGGGGTGCGTGAAAACATTGGATTGATGATTACGGAAAATAGTTGTTCTAGCCATGCAATGATTCCACGCATATGCTCAAAGACTCCTCAATCTCCGGCACTGGAGGGTGGATGAAATGGGCGGAGCGTATATGCTCAACTTTTTGCTGTTGTCTGCAGTGATATCACAGAACATAACACCGTGGGTAATATGAAGCCTTCCGAAATCACTCGCTTTCGATCAACATTCCGGGCAATCTTTTTGACAGGTCAGTCCCTAAATCCTTTCAATATTAACATTTCCGAATTCAGTGTACCCCACTGCTACGTTTTATTGACGCATGCCTCGAATTTTCGATATGGAAGTGAGGAACATCCATGTTTAAAAAGACTACAGTAATATATTGCAATATTCTCCAAGACAATGATTTGTAGGGATGCTTCCTTCTACATTAAGAATCCGTATCCCTTACGTACTTAAGGTTAGTGTAGGAACAGATCTTCTAGTGAAAGAAAGAACATTTAAAATATAGTTCCATCCATTGCATCAGAACTCGGGCCCAAAGGAATTTGAGCGCTAGCCCTAAGCAAATAAAATATGTTATGTCTGCTTGTCAAGAAATAAGGCAACAAAAATACCATTcaatatcaatcaaatgtatttataaagccctttttacatcaacagatgtcacaaagtgttatACAGAAACCCTGCCtacaaccccaaacagcaagcattgcAGATGTAGAAACACTGGCTAGGAAAATGTCCCTAGACaggaacctagaaagaaacccggctctgaggggtggccagtcctcttttggctggaccaggtggagattataacagtacatggcaattaaggccagatcgttcttcaagatgaccagcagggtgaaATAatcatcacagtggttgtagaggaagcaacaggtcagcacatcaggagtaaatgtcagttggcttttcatagccaagcattcagaggtcgagacagcaggtgcggtagagcgAGAGTTGAAAACAACAgttccgggacaaggtagcatgtctggtgaacaggtcaggtttTCATAGCCTCAGGcacaacagttgaaactggagcagcagcacaaccagg
The genomic region above belongs to Oncorhynchus nerka isolate Pitt River linkage group LG18, Oner_Uvic_2.0, whole genome shotgun sequence and contains:
- the mtfr1l gene encoding mitochondrial fission regulator 1-like isoform X1, whose product is METEAEVIPIWQNKPHGSTRSVVRRIGSIVPMKPPPRACFQELPGLPPLRPMDGPTVPTLADIAWIAADEESETYARVRSDSRPLRHEWRPTPLLVMHRNSSVPNFRRDVKKVETLRKPAVTAMNRTTSLQDELSRLRSQIAKIVATESGSNPLTPDLLSPDDTSMSFSMAPFETAPYQPAASASFVISDVTEEEEEEEDEEEDVVSVVSELMPDPMPPANMSASMTASATFDLDHPSMDFREAEEDTVSLSKSTSFADVMDILKDMNRMKMSKDRCNRGCTSLMGESDSASLISEALRKKFTLKDEDIRGMKKHT
- the mtfr1l gene encoding mitochondrial fission regulator 1-like isoform X2; its protein translation is METEANKPHGSTRSVVRRIGSIVPMKPPPRACFQELPGLPPLRPMDGPTVPTLADIAWIAADEESETYARVRSDSRPLRHEWRPTPLLVMHRNSSVPNFRRDVKKVETLRKPAVTAMNRTTSLQDELSRLRSQIAKIVATESGSNPLTPDLLSPDDTSMSFSMAPFETAPYQPAASASFVISDVTEEEEEEEDEEEDVVSVVSELMPDPMPPANMSASMTASATFDLDHPSMDFREAEEDTVSLSKSTSFADVMDILKDMNRMKMSKDRCNRGCTSLMGESDSASLISEALRKKFTLKDEDIRGMKKHT